The stretch of DNA CCAAGGCTACCATGTTGGAGCCCCGGCCCGACAGCAAAATAGCCAGGCGCTGTTTGCGGATGCTATGGTTACCAGTTTCCTGCAAGGGTCGGTTCCGGCCGCTGGCCGATATCGGTACGGATGTACACATCCTTAAATTTAACTCTTTCTGCTTCCCGATACACGTGGTTCACAGCCTCTTCCAGCTCATTGCCGTGGCCTACCAGTACCATCACCCGTCCACCGCTGGTCACTAGCTCACCGTCGTGCTGACGGGTAGCGCCGTGGAAGGCCAGGATGCTGGGGTGTAGTTGGTCTAGGCCACTAATAGGGAAGCCGGTCGGGAATTGTGCTGCGGGGTAGCCACCCGAGGCCAGCACCACGCCCACGTAATAACCGGGCCGCTGCCATACGGTAGTCTGGGCCAGGGTGCCGTCGAGGGTAGCCTCAATCAGCTCCAGAAGGCTGCTTTCCATGGAAGGAAGCAATACTTCGGCTTCGGGGTCACCTAGGCGCACGTTGTATTCCAGCAGCTTCGGGCCCTGGGGCGTGAGCATGATGCCGAAGTACAGGAAGCCTTTAAAGTCGAATTGCTCGTTCTGCAGACCTAGCAACGTGGGATCCACAATGCTGGTGCGGATGGCCGCCAGCACGTTGTCGTCGGCAAAGGGTACCGGGCAATAAGCGCCCATGCCGCCGGTGTTGGGGCCCTGGTCGCCGGCCAGCAGTTGCTTGTGGTCCTGGGAGGGAGCCAGCAGCCGCACCCGGTTGCCGTCCGTTACACCAATAATGCTGATTTCGGGGCCAGTCAGTTTTTCTTCCAGCAGGAAGCTAAACCAACCGGTGTGCAAGGCCGCCAGCTCATCCAGCGCCGCGTGGGCTTCTTCTACGGAAGAGCACACGTACACGCCTTTGCCCGCCGCTAGGCCATCGTACTTCACCACCACCTGCCCATCCAGCTCAACGGCTTTGGCGCGGGCCTCGTCCAGCTTATCGCTGCGGTACTGCCACGACATAGCCGTTGCTACCCCATGCCGCCGCATAAAGTCTTTTGACCACACCTTGGAGCTTTCCAACGTGGCGCCGGCCCGGCTGGGGCCAAACACACGGATGTCAGACCCAGCGAAGTAATCCGTCACGCCCGCTGCCAATGGCGCTTCGGGACCTACCACAATCAGCTTCACATCGTTAGCTTCGCAGAAGCTTTGAATAGCCGGAAAGTCGGTGGCGCTGATTTCGGGGTGGCTGTTCGGGATGCCGCCGTTGCCAGGCAGCACATGCACGGTGGCGC from Hymenobacter taeanensis encodes:
- the purD gene encoding phosphoribosylamine--glycine ligase, producing MSNSNKNIVLLGGGAREHAMAWKLTRDGATVHVLPGNGGIPNSHPEISATDFPAIQSFCEANDVKLIVVGPEAPLAAGVTDYFAGSDIRVFGPSRAGATLESSKVWSKDFMRRHGVATAMSWQYRSDKLDEARAKAVELDGQVVVKYDGLAAGKGVYVCSSVEEAHAALDELAALHTGWFSFLLEEKLTGPEISIIGVTDGNRVRLLAPSQDHKQLLAGDQGPNTGGMGAYCPVPFADDNVLAAIRTSIVDPTLLGLQNEQFDFKGFLYFGIMLTPQGPKLLEYNVRLGDPEAEVLLPSMESSLLELIEATLDGTLAQTTVWQRPGYYVGVVLASGGYPAAQFPTGFPISGLDQLHPSILAFHGATRQHDGELVTSGGRVMVLVGHGNELEEAVNHVYREAERVKFKDVYIRTDIGQRPEPTLAGNW